A single window of Hyla sarda isolate aHylSar1 chromosome 2, aHylSar1.hap1, whole genome shotgun sequence DNA harbors:
- the LOC130357772 gene encoding protein spinster homolog 1-like: MASPQDPLLKEEEEAMEDHSDMDVEKGDIPERQNLPSLSVMSTARSIITVVILAFVYLPIYANRSSVAGVLPYIQKAYDTNASLSGLLNTLFIGSYVLVAPIAGYLGDHCNKKYTVCAGVIVWLSMTLTLPFIPDGYFLLFLLTSGLVGAGEATFCTIAPSIIADLFTSDQRTRMLNVFYSVIPVGCGLGYIIGPKVTDAARGDWHWAFRVTPGLGLMAVALMILVTKELPRTTTNGKKNNKSQKFAKWATDLKKLFKNRSFMLTTMGSTAVSFIAGAIGVWGPSYLTHARTLLQEKDPCRAEQCDYHDILIFGVVTVVSGILGVVAGTEISKRYRKSNPRADPLVCGCTMMLSAPFLLLALTFGNISLVATNIFIFIGETLLSVNFTLISDIILKVVTPWRRSSALALQMTIYHLLGDAGSPYLIGLISDTYERGYAKSPLLKYRSLEYALMTCTIMAVIGGAFFMATALYIERDEKEAEMESEPPSSSSSLLPADEDRASD; the protein is encoded by the coding sequence atggcctctccacaagacccattgctgaaggaggaggaagaagcaatggaggaccatagtgatatggatgtagaaaagggtgatatccctgagaggcagaacctgccatctctaagcgtgatgtccaccgcacgttccatcatcaccgtagtgatcctcgcctttgtttaTTTGcccatctatgcaaatcgctccagcgtggcgggggtgctgccttatatacagaaagcatatgacaccaatgctagtctgtccggcttattgaatacattgttcattggaagctacgtgctggtcgcaccaattgccggatatttgggcgaccactgtaataagaaatatactgtttgcgcaggagtcatcgtttggctgagcatgacacttaccctgccATTCATCCCcgacgggtacttcctgctcttcctgctgacgagtggactggttggagccggagaggcgactttctgcaccattgccccctccatcattgcagacctttttacaagtgaccagcggacccgcatgctgaacgtgttttactccgtcatacctgtaggctgcggactaggatacatcatcgggcccaaagtgactgatgcagcaaggggcgattggcactgggcatttcgggtcacccctggcctgggcctcatggctgtggctttgatgattttggtcacaaaggagcttccaagaacgactacaaacgggaagaagaacaacaaatcccagaagtttgccaaatgggcgacagatctgaaaaaactatttaaaaatcgaagcttcatgttaaccaccatgggatcgacggctgtatccttcatagcgggagccataggtgtatggggtccgtcatacctgacccacgcacgaacactcctacaagagaaggacccttgccgtgctgaacagtgtgactatcacgacatcctaatatttggtgtggttacagtcgtttccggcattctgggagttgtagcagggacggagataagtaaaagatatcgcaaatccaacccacgggcggacccgcttgtgtgtggatgcacgatgatgctctccgccccttttcttctgttggcattgacttttggcaacatcagcctcgttgccaccaacatcttcatcttcatcggagagacgcttctgtcagtaaatttcaccctcatatctgacattatactaaaagtagtaactccgtggaggagatcttcagccctggccctgcagatgacaatctatcacctcctaggtgatgccggcagcccgtacctcatcggcctgatatctgacacctacgaacgaggatatgccaaatcccctcttctgaaataccgcagcctggagtatgccctcatgacctgcaccataatggcagtcatcggaggggccttcttcatggccacggccctatatatagagagggacgaaaaagaagcagagatggaatcagaacctccgtcatcctcctcctcactgcttcctgccgatgaggaccgcgcttcagactga